DNA sequence from the Borrelia sp. A-FGy1 genome:
ACATCATCTATTGTTGCCTTTTCAGCCATTGATACTATACTTCTCATATTTTTTCACTCCTTTATTTATGCTTTTAGCCCTACTAATCTGCTAAGTTACTAAATGCTTTTCTAAATTCACTTCTTAAGGTTTGATCTATCCTATTACCATCAAAATTCTTAATATAGGCTAATGTTGCATCCACATTTAATATGAATCTTTTTTGTCCTTTATAAGAAAATCCATAATCAAATAAAAGTTGTAGCATTTTTCTTATTTCATGAATTGACATTTTAGTACTATTATGGATAGTATTAATAGATTTGATTGTTTTATTGTCTTTTTCCAAATTTTTAGATATAACCTTTACTGCATTATACACTTCAGTAGGTATGTCATTAAAGTCTTTTATGGTTGGTTTAGTTTTAAAACTTGAAGTTAAGCTTTCTTTATTCTTCCCACACTTACCATTATAATTTGATCTATAATACAATAGAAATTCACCAATTGTATTTCTTAGCACACAAAATGAAACACTTAAGAAGATATCTAACATCAAAGATAGTAAGAATAAGCACCAACAAAATATAATATTATGAATATCATCACTTGGAATTACAGTTGAAGTTCCGCCTAAAACATAAAGCCCACCTAGTCTCAAATTTTTCAAGTCAAAAGATACTACTTCACTTTTGTTATTTTCTAGTTCTTTAAGCTTATAACTCTTTTCAAGCTTTAACCTAGCATTATCAGCATCTGCTCGTTCAATTTCTTTAAGTAAATTCTCCTTATTTGTCTTAAATGTATAATCTAGCTTAATATGCTCGTCATTTGCCAACTTAATTCTCTTATTATTTTCATTTATTCTTGAATCCAATTCCTTTATTGACTCTAATATGCTTGTTTCATATTTTGCTAAAAATTCTTTTCGTTTTTTTACATATTCTTTATTCTTAGCAATTTCATTTTCAATATAATTACTAAATTTTTTGTAAAAAAGAGTTTCATATGTCATGAATGTACTAAAAAGTTGTGCTGTAACACCCACAAATATCAAAATAACCGCTATTACCTTTTCTGGGTTACCTAAACTTAGCAATCCTTTACTAACTTCTCTTAGTTTAGAATAAAAGAACATGAATACCATAGAAGGCACTATTATCATGACAATACTTACTAAAAGAG
Encoded proteins:
- a CDS encoding DUF4200 domain-containing protein, coding for MKITKDNKNNTSVSKNTSALLKKENLVVNNNSTILILNNRVEIAAYAFKFIGLVGISFLLLIFNVLSSYYGFVSYNNLDNSSKEFELFSLLVSIVMIIVPSMVFMFFYSKLREVSKGLLSLGNPEKVIAVILIFVGVTAQLFSTFMTYETLFYKKFSNYIENEIAKNKEYVKKRKEFLAKYETSILESIKELDSRINENNKRIKLANDEHIKLDYTFKTNKENLLKEIERADADNARLKLEKSYKLKELENNKSEVVSFDLKNLRLGGLYVLGGTSTVIPSDDIHNIIFCWCLFLLSLMLDIFLSVSFCVLRNTIGEFLLYYRSNYNGKCGKNKESLTSSFKTKPTIKDFNDIPTEVYNAVKVISKNLEKDNKTIKSINTIHNSTKMSIHEIRKMLQLLFDYGFSYKGQKRFILNVDATLAYIKNFDGNRIDQTLRSEFRKAFSNLAD